Part of the Sulfurimonas denitrificans DSM 1251 genome is shown below.
GTGCCTCAGGTGTACAGATGGGAACTCGTTTTATTGCTACTCATGAGTGTGATGCACATGATAACTTCAAAAAAGTACTTCTTGATGCAAAAAAAGAGGATATTCAACTTTTTTCATCTCCTGTAGGTTATCCTGCTCAAGGAATTAGAACAAATTTAACTTTGCTTGTTGAGAAAAGAGAGGGACCAGCTATAAAATGTATATCAAACTGCGTTGCTCCATGTAATCGTGGTGAAGAGGCAAAAGAGGTTGGTTACTGTATTGCAGATAGATTGAGTGATGCGTATAATGGAAATCTTGAAACTGGGCTATTTTTCTCTGGCACAAATGGATATAGAGTTGATAAAATTATCTCAGTAAAAGAGCTAATGGATAAGCTAGTAAATGGTGAATAGTTTAAGATATGATTAAACCTTTTCTATTACTACTCTCTTTTTTTATAGCTTCAGGCTTATTTGCTAACAGTGAAATACTCAAACGTGCCCAAAAGCAGATGCAAAGTGGTTCTACAAGTGAAATTTTTCGTGCATATAATGACTATAAAAGTCTATATCTACATTCGATGGTAGAAGATGATTATGAGTTAAAAACAGAGTGTTTAGATGGCATAGTAAAGAGTGGAAATAGGCTAAGTATAGATGTAAGCAAGTATGAAGCGGAGCTAAAGAGCCTCTCTAAAACTAACTACAATAAACCAGAACCAAAAGCAAATAAAAAAACAAAGCATATTGAAGAAATACATGTAGAAACACTGGCTAAACTAAAATCAACTTCATGGCGTGGTGAAACACTTCTTATTGATTTTGACAAAAGTATAAGTGGCGAGCAGATTAACTATTTTACTCTACATGATAATAGAAAGAGTAAGTATAGATATGTTTTTGATATAAAAACTACAATGCTTACGAGTTCGCACAATATAAATAAAAATAGTGTCGCCAATATAAAAATTGCACAATTTAATCCTACAACTCTGCGTTTAGTTATAGAAAACAACTCTCCCCTTAAAATTACATATAACGTCAACAATAGTGCACTTGAGATAGCCCTTAACACTGAGGGTGTTACTGTTATAGCAGAAAAAAAAGTACAAGAAAAAAATATTTATGACAAAAGCATTCAATCAACAAAATATAACAACAAAACTATTGTTATTGATCCAGGACATGGCGGAACAGATCCAGGGGCTATTGGGCATAAAGGTTATAGAGAAAAAATCATAGTTTTTAATATCTCAAAAGAGCTAGAAAATATCTTAAGAGTGCGTGGTTATAAAGTCTTAATGACAAGAAAAGATGATACATTTGTAAAGTTAAGCAAAAGAACTGAGTTTGCAAATGATAAAAAAGCAGATATTTTTGTCAGTATTCATGCAAATGCAGTACCAGCTGCAAATGCTCAAAATGTACATGGTATTGAGTGCTATTTTCTCTCGCCTTCACGCTCAGAGAGAGCAAAAAAAGCAGCTGCACAGGAGAACTCTGCTGATATGAGTGATATGAACATGTATGGTAAAGATAGCTATCTGAACCTTTTAAACCACCACAATATTTTAGCTTCAAATAAACTAGCTATTGATTTGCAACGAGGAATGCTCGGGCTACTTAATCAAAAATATAGTGATGTAAAAGATGGTGGAGTGAGAGAGGGTCCTTTTTGGGTTTTAGTTGGAGCGCAAATGCCTTCTGTTTTAGTAGAAGTTGGTTTTATCTCACACCCAAAAGAGGCGGAGCGTCTAGTTAGCAACGATTATATAAAGCTCATTGCAAGAGGCTTAGCCGATGGGATTGAGAGATATTTTACAAATAACTAAAGAGGTATAAAAAAGATTAATTCTCTTTTTTATACTCTAAATCTCCAGCAATCGCCTCTTTTTCATTAATTATTTTTTCTATCTGTTTTTTTACTAAGTCATATCTGTACTGTTCTTTAAAGCCTATAATGCGACCTCCAGCAGCATTTGGATGTCCGCCTCCGCCACACCACTCTTTTGAAATCTGAGATACGCTTACGTTGTTGTTTGCTCTAAAGCTTAGTGTCCCTCTAAAGCTTACATCAACAATAAAATCATACTCTGGGTAGGCGAGTAAAAAGCCGTTCCCTATGATTGAAGTATTTCCAACTCCATAACTAAGAAAACCTCTATAACCTTTATAATAGATAGTTTTTTCATCTTTTGCATCTCCTAAGAGTTTTACAACATAAGTAGTTGCTAAATTATCTAGAGTGTCATTTTTATCTATTTTAAAAAAGTTTTTCTTTAACATGTGAATATTTTCATCTAAAACAATAGGAGCATCAGCCTCATCCATAAATTTTACAGCTTCATGTAAAAGTGATAGTTTGTAGTTATTGTCTTGCTCAGCGAACATAATCTTATTTAATTCTCTCATTTCACCAAGAAGACGCATACAAACTTTTCCATACTCAAAGTTTTTTTCCTCTTGCATTTTCCATAAATCAACCGCATTAACAATATTTACAAACTTGTCCATCCACAGCGGAGCATCAAGATTAAAGTTCTCTTTTGCATAATCATACGTGATTTTTGTAGCTGATCTGCTTGTGTCAAGAAAGTACCAGTTATATTTTTGAGCGCTCTCTTCACCAGTTGCATGATGGTCAAGAAGCAGGAGTTTTACCTCTTTTTTTTGAGTGTTTAGTTTTTCTACTTCACTGTTTAGCCATTTTGACTCATCTGGTGTCAAATTCAAATCTGTTGTTAAGATGGTTGCATCTTTGTCACTACTTATAATATTTTGTAAAATTAACTCTAAAGTCTGCTTTACTTCTGCACCATAGTTTGCGTTATAGTTAAACAGTTTATAGGGCGTGTATTTCATGACAAGTTGACAACTGTAGCCATCTAAGTCTGTGTGTGAGAGGTGGTGGATTATTTTATCGTTCATTTTTTTCCTTAAATTTACTTATTTATAGCAATAGAGCCCATAACTTCAAAAGTAGCACTAGAGTCAATTTCCGCATGAGAGAGCGTTACAACATCAAGAGAAAATCTCTCAAATATCTCAGCTACACCTCGGCGTAGCTGAGGATCTACTATGACAACAACAGGAGAAATTCCTTTTTGCAGTATTTCTGCTGCTTTAGCACTTGTCGCTTGTATTAGCGCATTTATCTCACTCACATTTAAGAGAAGATTACGCATGCCATCTCTCTCTTGAGATTTCTCTAAAAGAAGTTGTTCAGAAGCTGTATCAAACGTTAAGAGTCTTATGACTCCATCATCTGAAGAGTACATTTGAGTAATTATACGAGAGAGTTTAGCTCTCACTTGTTCTGTAATTATCTCAACATTTTTTGTGTACTCTGCAATATCTGCAATAGTTTCTAGGATGGTTAACATATCTTTAAGAGGGATTTTTTCATGAAGAAGTGCTTTGAGAACTCTTTGTATAAGCCCGATTGAAGCAACTTTTTGAACATCGTCAATAATAACTGGAAAGTCATTTTTAATTTTAGTGATAAGAGATTGCACCTCTTGTCTAGTTAAGAGGTCCTCAGCGTTTCTCTTAACAAGTTCACTCATGTGCGTTGAAATAACGGTAGCAGGATCTACAACAGTATAACCATTGATAATGGCATCCTCTTTTTGATTTGGCATAATCCACATCGCATCAAGCCCAAAAGCAGGCTCTTTTGTTGGCTCTCCTTTTATCTCGCCAGTTGCCATTCCGCTATCCATTGCGAGAAATTTATCTGGAATAATTTTGCCCTCACCAATGGAGATTCCCTTTAGAAGAATTTGATACTGTTGTGGAAGAAGATGAAGATTGTCTCTTATGCGAACCTGAGGCATTAAAAAGCCAAAGTCAGATGCGATTTTTCTTCTCATTGAGCGTATTCTCTCTAGTAAATCTCCACCTTGCGCGCTATCTGCAAGACGAATAAGTTGATATCCAAGAGTTAACTCTAGCATCTCTACCTTTAAGATATCTTCTAATGCAATCTCCTCCTCTTTTGCAATCTCTTCGTTGGTTTTTTTAGGTTTTAGAGCGCTTTTTTCTTTTGCTTGTATCTCTTTTTCTTTTGTGGATAATATTTTATCCACATTTAAGATAGTAAGCTCCCCTCTTTCATATTTATATATTGACCAACCAAGAAGTGCAAAGAGTATTCCAACAAATCCCATAGAGGCTGTTGGAAGTCCTGGAACAAGAGCAAAAAGAATCATGATACCACCAACAATCATCATGATTTTTGCATTACCAACCATCTGATTGATAGCGCCCTCTGCAAAGTTGTCTCCCTCTCCAGAAGAGCGAGTAATCATAATACCAGTCGCAGTAGAGATGATTAGTGCAGGTATCTGCCCAACCAAACCATCGCCGATAGTTAAAAGTGTAAAGACAGATGCGCTATCACTAACGCTCATGTTGTGTTGGAAAACACCTATTAAAAATCCTCCTATGATGTTAATGAGTGTAATAATAATACCAGCAACAGCATCACCCTTTACAAACTTACTAGATCCATCCATTGCCCCATAAAAATTTGCATCTTGAAGAATATCAGCTCTTCTCTTCTTTGCCTCTGCATCATCAATTAGACCAGCATTTAAGTCCGCATCAACTGCCATCTGTTTACCAGGCATAGAGTCAAGAGTAAAACGAGCTGCAACCTCTGCAACTCTAGTTGAGCCTTTTGTTATAACCATAAAATTTATAAGCACAAGGATAGAGAAAACCACAATACCAATCACATAGTTTCCACCAACCACAAAATTTCCAAAACTAGTTATGATGGAGCTTACTTCATCAACACCTTGATGCCCATGGCTTAAAATCATCCTAGTTGTTGCAATATTTAGTGCTAATCTAAAGAGTGTGAGAATCAAAATAAGTGTTGGAAAAGTTGTTAAATCTGTTGGTTTTGGAACATATAATGAGATAAGTAAAATAAGCACAGCTAACGCCATGGAGATAGTAAGAAGAAAATCTAAAATACCAGAAGGAAGAGGTACTATAATAATGGCTAAAATTGCCATTACAAAAATAACAACACTTAAATCTTTTTGTCTTATTAAAAAGTTTAGGGTTGTGCCAATTTGCTCTCTAGTAGTTAATTTTTTTGCCAATCTACTACTCTAAAATATCTGCTAAAGTTAAATCTGCTAAAAAAGAGTCTATCTTCCCTTGTAGTTTATTTAGAAATGGCCAGAGTGAACATAGTTGTGCTTTGCCAGATGGGCAAGAGTACATTGATGGTGAACACTCAAAAACTGCTGGAGCCTTTCCCTCAACTGACGCTATCACTTGAAGCATTTTTATATCTTTAGGCTCAAGCAAGAGAGAAAATCCGCCATTTACGCCCTTAAACGACTTCAAAATACCATGTTTTGCCATGGCTTGAAGAATTTTTGCTAGAAAGCTTTTAGGAATTGAGAGTTGAGTTGATAATGTTTCGCTATCCATCGGAGCTGAAGCTTTAGATAGGACTATAAGAGAGAGAATGGCATATTCACTAGCACGAGTTATTAACATATTTATTACTTTATTTTATTTTTGTAAATTATATCAAAAGAAGTTGAAATAAAATAGGAAATCAGATATTATTTCACTTCAACTTTATACACTGATTTGTGTGACTGTTAGATTAAAATACCTTTTGGAGGCTATTATGGCTTTAGATTCGGCTAAAAAACAAGAAATTGTTACAAAATTTGGACGTGGTGAGAATGACACTGGTTCTAGTGAAGTTCAAATCGCTCTTTTAACAAAAAGAATCAGTGATTTAACTGAACACTTAAAAGTGTTCAAAAAAGATCATGCATCAAGACTAGGTCTTTTAAAATTAGTAGGACAACGTCGTCGTCTTATGAGATATTTTAAGAGAAAAGATAAAGATGCTTACCTTAAACTTGTTGCAGAATTAGGTATTAGAGATAATATCTAATTATTTGTTACGCACTCAAACGACGAAAACGTCCGTTTGAGCGGGAGGGACTAATACCCAAGGGGCAGTTCTAGTCCTTTCCACCCCCCCTAAAGCTACGAAAAACCATGTTTTTTAAGAATTATAAATTTTTTTATACTCTTTTTCTAAAAGTGCTTTAAGTTAAAGAAATATCTCTACCGCTCTTTTTAAATCTTCCTCTGTATCTATCCCAAAACCTGTACTTGCTACTTTTACCATACTAATTTTTTTTTGATGATAAATTGCTCGGAGTTGCTCTAGCTTCTCTATATCTTCTATTGGTGCATCTCTTAGATTGCAAAACTCACTTAAACTTTTTTTACTAAAGCCATAAATCCCAATATGCCCAAAATATTGAGCTTCTCCACTTCTGTTAAAAGGTATTGCTGAGCGAGAAAAATAGATAGCGTTGCTTTTGTCATCAAGAACAACTTTTACCATATTTGGATCTTGGGCTGATTGGCTATTTATTGAGTTGTAACAACTTGCCATGATGAAATCTTCATTATCGTTTTTTAAACTCTCTAATCTCTGTATGAGTTTTTCTACCACTTGAGTCTCTATAAAAGGCTCATCTGCTTGAACATTTATAACAATCTCATCATCTGCTAAATTTAAGATGTTTGCACACTCATTGATTCGGTCTGTTCCGCTTTTATGAGTAGTTGATGTCATCATAACTTCTATACCATGAGCTCTACATGTAGAAGCGATTATCTCATCATCAGCTGCAACTACAACTCTATCTAAATGAGCTACTCTTTTTGCAGTTCTAACGACCATCGGTAAGCCGCCAATATCTGCTAATACTTTTTGTGGAAACCTTGTTGAAGCAAGCCTTGCTGGAATAATTATCATTTAAAGCCTTTAAGATATAATTACAAAATTATATCCAAAAATGAATTTTTAGGACTTTTTTTATATGCTTCTTTATCAGCCATCTAGTGGATATTGTTACAACAGCGACTCTATATTTTTATATGACTTTATCAGCTCCTTTAAGCCAAAAGGAAGAGTTTTGGATGTTGGGGCAGGGTGTGGAGTAGTTGGGCTTTTAGTAGCAAAAGATAATGAAAAAGTTGAATTAGAAGCGGTTGAAAAGCAAGAGCTTTTTGTAAAGTATGCAACAATCAACGCTAGAGTGAACAAAATACCTTACAAAATTCATAAAAGTGACTTTTTAGAGCTTGATGAAGAGTCAAAATATGACTACATAATCTCAAATCCGCCTTTTTATCATGATGGAGTGACAAAAAGTGAAAATGAGATGTTATTTAATGCAAGATATAATAGCAACTTGCCATTAGAGCAGTTTTTTAAAAAAGTTACAAAAATATTAAAACCAAATTCGCACTTTATATTTTGTTATGATGCGTCACAGTTTGGACTGATTTGTGAAGAGTTGAGTAAAGTGAAAATGAGAGCGGTGGATGTGCAGTTTATCCATTCAAAGATAGATAGAGTTGCTTCACTTGTGATGATACATGCAAGAAACGGTTCAAAATCTCTTATGAAAATTTTGCCTCCATTTATCAGTTTTGAGGGCGATGAGTTTTCACAAAAAGCAAAAGAAATATATAAAAAAGCCAGTACACAGAGCATAAAATGTCAGATATGATAAAAAAAGATGGATACGATTACAAATTTAATCCTTTAGCCTGTCAAACATGTCAGGCAAAATGTTGCACAGGCGAGAGCGGGTACATATATGTCAATGCTTCAGAGATAGAAGCTATTGCTGCTTTTTGTACTCTTAGTGCTGAAGATTTTACAAAAAAGTATCTCTTTAAAAATGGGTACAAATACTCAATAAAAGAGAGAAAAGTACAAGAGAGTTATGAGTGTGCCTTTTACGATAGAGCCTCAAACGGTTGTTTGATTTATGATGTTCGCCCACAGCAGTGTAAAACATTTCCTTTTTGGGACTATTTTAAAACAAGAGTCGATGAGTTAAAACTTGAGTGCCCAGGAGTGGTAGATGCCATATAGCATAAAATTGCTTTTGCTAACAATGCTTTTTTTTAGTGGATGTAGCGCTATGAGCCAGCCACCCATTAGAGGAGGGCATGAGAAAAGTTTTGAGAATGAAGATTTTTATATATTAACTGCAATATATTTAGAGGAGCTTCAAGACTATAACAGCTCTTCACAGATATTTGAAACACTTTATAAAGAGACAACAAAAAAAGAGTATCTATATCGCTCACTTAAAAATGATTTAGTTGCGCAAAAGTTTGAAAAAGTGATTCAAAGAGTTGATTTAGAGAAAAACATATCAGAGGATTACGAACTTTTAAAGATAAAGACAGTTGCTTTGATAAAACAAGAGAGAGTCCTTGAAGCAAAAGAGTTGGCCTTGAAAATGAGTGAAATCTCAAAAAATATTGATGATTATCTCTTGGTATCTGATATTTATATAAAGTTAAAAGAGTATGAAAATGGAGTTGCATATTTAGAAAATATATATGCTATAAATCCTGATGAGAAAATAATAGATAGAATTGCTATCATTATGTATGTTGAACTAGATAGAAAAAAAGACGCAATTGCTCAACTAGAAGCACACTCAAGAATTCATGGCTGTTCAGAGTTTATATGTAACAAACTTATTGGATTTTATAGTAACGAAAATGATATTGATGCTCTTTTATCAACTTATTTGAGGGTATATAAACTAGATAAAAATATAGAGATAGCAAAAAAAATAGTACAGATTTATGGATATAAAAAAGATTATAAAAAAATGAGCGAATTTTTAGAGCTAAGCGCAATAGATCAAGAACTTTTGCTACAACTCTATATACAAGAAAAAGATTATAAAAGGGCAACAGTTATAGCAAAGGAGCTCTACAAAGAGAGCGGTGATGTTACATTTTTGGCACAAAGTGCTATTTTTGAGTACGAAAGCAGCGAAGACAAAAACAACAAAATAATGCTTCAAAGTGTAGTTTCAAAGCTAGAAGAGGTAGTAAAAATAAGTAAGGAATCCATGAACCTTAACTACTTAGGCTATTTGCTAATAGATCATGATATAGATGTAAAAAAAGGGATGGAGTATATTAAAGAGGCACTAAAGATAGAGCCTGATTCTGCTTACTACCTTGATTCTCTTGCATGGGGATACTATAAACTAAAAAATTGCAAAGAGGCTCTAAAAATCATCAAAAAAGTTCAAAAACTAGATGGTGGTGATAATGAAGAGGTTTTAAAACATATAGAGATGATAGAAGAGTGTTATAAAAATTCAAAAGGGACAAAATGATTTTAGATGAGATAATTAAAAAAACAAGAGAAG
Proteins encoded:
- a CDS encoding N-acetylmuramoyl-L-alanine amidase is translated as MIKPFLLLLSFFIASGLFANSEILKRAQKQMQSGSTSEIFRAYNDYKSLYLHSMVEDDYELKTECLDGIVKSGNRLSIDVSKYEAELKSLSKTNYNKPEPKANKKTKHIEEIHVETLAKLKSTSWRGETLLIDFDKSISGEQINYFTLHDNRKSKYRYVFDIKTTMLTSSHNINKNSVANIKIAQFNPTTLRLVIENNSPLKITYNVNNSALEIALNTEGVTVIAEKKVQEKNIYDKSIQSTKYNNKTIVIDPGHGGTDPGAIGHKGYREKIIVFNISKELENILRVRGYKVLMTRKDDTFVKLSKRTEFANDKKADIFVSIHANAVPAANAQNVHGIECYFLSPSRSERAKKAAAQENSADMSDMNMYGKDSYLNLLNHHNILASNKLAIDLQRGMLGLLNQKYSDVKDGGVREGPFWVLVGAQMPSVLVEVGFISHPKEAERLVSNDYIKLIARGLADGIERYFTNN
- a CDS encoding DHH family phosphoesterase, encoding MNDKIIHHLSHTDLDGYSCQLVMKYTPYKLFNYNANYGAEVKQTLELILQNIISSDKDATILTTDLNLTPDESKWLNSEVEKLNTQKKEVKLLLLDHHATGEESAQKYNWYFLDTSRSATKITYDYAKENFNLDAPLWMDKFVNIVNAVDLWKMQEEKNFEYGKVCMRLLGEMRELNKIMFAEQDNNYKLSLLHEAVKFMDEADAPIVLDENIHMLKKNFFKIDKNDTLDNLATTYVVKLLGDAKDEKTIYYKGYRGFLSYGVGNTSIIGNGFLLAYPEYDFIVDVSFRGTLSFRANNNVSVSQISKEWCGGGGHPNAAGGRIIGFKEQYRYDLVKKQIEKIINEKEAIAGDLEYKKEN
- the flhA gene encoding flagellar biosynthesis protein FlhA — translated: MAKKLTTREQIGTTLNFLIRQKDLSVVIFVMAILAIIIVPLPSGILDFLLTISMALAVLILLISLYVPKPTDLTTFPTLILILTLFRLALNIATTRMILSHGHQGVDEVSSIITSFGNFVVGGNYVIGIVVFSILVLINFMVITKGSTRVAEVAARFTLDSMPGKQMAVDADLNAGLIDDAEAKKRRADILQDANFYGAMDGSSKFVKGDAVAGIIITLINIIGGFLIGVFQHNMSVSDSASVFTLLTIGDGLVGQIPALIISTATGIMITRSSGEGDNFAEGAINQMVGNAKIMMIVGGIMILFALVPGLPTASMGFVGILFALLGWSIYKYERGELTILNVDKILSTKEKEIQAKEKSALKPKKTNEEIAKEEEIALEDILKVEMLELTLGYQLIRLADSAQGGDLLERIRSMRRKIASDFGFLMPQVRIRDNLHLLPQQYQILLKGISIGEGKIIPDKFLAMDSGMATGEIKGEPTKEPAFGLDAMWIMPNQKEDAIINGYTVVDPATVISTHMSELVKRNAEDLLTRQEVQSLITKIKNDFPVIIDDVQKVASIGLIQRVLKALLHEKIPLKDMLTILETIADIAEYTKNVEIITEQVRAKLSRIITQMYSSDDGVIRLLTFDTASEQLLLEKSQERDGMRNLLLNVSEINALIQATSAKAAEILQKGISPVVVIVDPQLRRGVAEIFERFSLDVVTLSHAEIDSSATFEVMGSIAINK
- a CDS encoding RrF2 family transcriptional regulator, producing MLITRASEYAILSLIVLSKASAPMDSETLSTQLSIPKSFLAKILQAMAKHGILKSFKGVNGGFSLLLEPKDIKMLQVIASVEGKAPAVFECSPSMYSCPSGKAQLCSLWPFLNKLQGKIDSFLADLTLADILE
- the rpsO gene encoding 30S ribosomal protein S15 codes for the protein MALDSAKKQEIVTKFGRGENDTGSSEVQIALLTKRISDLTEHLKVFKKDHASRLGLLKLVGQRRRLMRYFKRKDKDAYLKLVAELGIRDNI
- the kdsB gene encoding 3-deoxy-manno-octulosonate cytidylyltransferase, whose translation is MIIIPARLASTRFPQKVLADIGGLPMVVRTAKRVAHLDRVVVAADDEIIASTCRAHGIEVMMTSTTHKSGTDRINECANILNLADDEIVINVQADEPFIETQVVEKLIQRLESLKNDNEDFIMASCYNSINSQSAQDPNMVKVVLDDKSNAIYFSRSAIPFNRSGEAQYFGHIGIYGFSKKSLSEFCNLRDAPIEDIEKLEQLRAIYHQKKISMVKVASTGFGIDTEEDLKRAVEIFL
- a CDS encoding tRNA1(Val) (adenine(37)-N6)-methyltransferase yields the protein MLLYQPSSGYCYNSDSIFLYDFISSFKPKGRVLDVGAGCGVVGLLVAKDNEKVELEAVEKQELFVKYATINARVNKIPYKIHKSDFLELDEESKYDYIISNPPFYHDGVTKSENEMLFNARYNSNLPLEQFFKKVTKILKPNSHFIFCYDASQFGLICEELSKVKMRAVDVQFIHSKIDRVASLVMIHARNGSKSLMKILPPFISFEGDEFSQKAKEIYKKASTQSIKCQI
- a CDS encoding YkgJ family cysteine cluster protein yields the protein MSDMIKKDGYDYKFNPLACQTCQAKCCTGESGYIYVNASEIEAIAAFCTLSAEDFTKKYLFKNGYKYSIKERKVQESYECAFYDRASNGCLIYDVRPQQCKTFPFWDYFKTRVDELKLECPGVVDAI
- a CDS encoding tetratricopeptide repeat protein, with the translated sequence MPYSIKLLLLTMLFFSGCSAMSQPPIRGGHEKSFENEDFYILTAIYLEELQDYNSSSQIFETLYKETTKKEYLYRSLKNDLVAQKFEKVIQRVDLEKNISEDYELLKIKTVALIKQERVLEAKELALKMSEISKNIDDYLLVSDIYIKLKEYENGVAYLENIYAINPDEKIIDRIAIIMYVELDRKKDAIAQLEAHSRIHGCSEFICNKLIGFYSNENDIDALLSTYLRVYKLDKNIEIAKKIVQIYGYKKDYKKMSEFLELSAIDQELLLQLYIQEKDYKRATVIAKELYKESGDVTFLAQSAIFEYESSEDKNNKIMLQSVVSKLEEVVKISKESMNLNYLGYLLIDHDIDVKKGMEYIKEALKIEPDSAYYLDSLAWGYYKLKNCKEALKIIKKVQKLDGGDNEEVLKHIEMIEECYKNSKGTK